The following are encoded together in the Thermoplasmata archaeon genome:
- a CDS encoding methanogenesis marker 17 protein, whose product MDVTVVGDDPFGDVAYKKLFEDTMSDLNKAVLIDKAKLVLKPKVPLFIFSIVLKADPGNKTVVDVANVREEGSTTYITITQERYAPDILRELWTKYGRNKVVQQTRFDIEVANAKMSELQDMVIASGEQDLREIMGAIWRSMPEGIKNRRTLIDGGVITIIATEELMQPEMMDEGYAVHKEMGGSA is encoded by the coding sequence ATGGACGTAACAGTAGTAGGGGACGACCCGTTCGGGGACGTGGCATACAAGAAGCTGTTCGAGGACACGATGAGCGACCTCAACAAGGCCGTCCTGATAGACAAGGCCAAATTGGTGCTGAAGCCCAAAGTGCCGTTGTTCATCTTCTCCATCGTGCTGAAGGCGGATCCAGGAAACAAGACCGTAGTCGATGTCGCCAACGTGAGAGAGGAAGGGAGCACGACTTACATCACCATCACCCAGGAGCGTTACGCACCGGATATACTCAGAGAACTTTGGACCAAATACGGAAGGAACAAGGTCGTTCAGCAGACCAGGTTCGATATCGAGGTAGCCAATGCCAAGATGTCCGAGCTGCAGGATATGGTCATCGCCTCTGGTGAACAGGATCTGAGGGAGATTATGGGTGCGATCTGGAGGTCTATGCCCGAAGGCATCAAGAACCGTCGCACGCTCATAGACGGAGGAGTAATAACCATCATCGCCACCGAGGAGCTCATGCAGCCCGAGATGATGGATGAAGGATACGCTGTCCACAAAGAGATGGGAGGTTCCGCCTGA